Proteins co-encoded in one Christiangramia fulva genomic window:
- a CDS encoding conjugal transfer protein, whose product MKKQTQTLILVMAIALLLPARAACQGMPVYDNTNFISLVKSLVESAKQTANLVKTVNFLKAQKENIEKVNSVIQDLQAVREIGRNNQRLISVMQNDLRDILDSPYIEPDEVTRVTESFDAVVENSLATMDFIDEILSSDHLKMSDAERAEVLKQKELESQEMVNDVRLKTRRYQDIISFRKMQDRINNRETAF is encoded by the coding sequence ATGAAAAAGCAAACTCAAACTTTGATTTTAGTAATGGCTATAGCCTTATTATTGCCTGCACGCGCTGCGTGCCAGGGAATGCCCGTTTATGATAATACCAATTTTATCAGTCTGGTAAAATCCCTTGTAGAATCAGCAAAACAGACAGCAAACCTGGTAAAGACGGTTAATTTTCTAAAAGCTCAAAAAGAGAATATAGAAAAGGTCAATAGTGTCATTCAGGATCTACAGGCTGTTCGGGAGATCGGACGAAATAATCAGCGATTGATCAGCGTCATGCAGAATGACCTTCGAGACATTCTGGATTCTCCGTATATCGAACCCGATGAAGTAACCAGGGTCACAGAATCCTTTGATGCCGTGGTAGAAAATTCCCTGGCAACCATGGATTTTATCGATGAGATCTTATCCAGTGACCATTTAAAAATGAGTGATGCCGAGCGAGCCGAGGTATTAAAACAAAAAGAACTGGAAAGCCAGGAAATGGTGAATGATGTGCGCTTGAAAACCAGGCGTTACCAGGACATCATCTCGTTTCGGAAGATGCAGGACAGGATCAATAACCGGGAAACTGCTTTTTAA
- a CDS encoding S8 family peptidase, which yields MPRNLEHIILSGYVSTESYTSPDTGRNQVNPIDRNRGAHGNSLRAQLGMAVRSFRDDSNTDFVYLEFISEKNCLLAFDSFEDGRAGDHRFVSSKLEKVVIDGHEYEQYRACVFLNTKGISKFLNKIEVYLNPDKDTPKGNPKNAPLLNNISNIQQATLVSFWQEDEIEFPHLDEEIWWEVWLRREDTQNDAREDDDVMNMLTDNVIVVAERRLLFPEHIVRLVRCTARELSTTILYTDKLAELRKPKEAADFFTGLNSDDANDWIEDLKNRTINRTTDNSVIICIMDTGVNRGHPLLQDFLPDGNMDSVNPEWGNADTDSLGHGTPMAGTALYGDLTDLLQDTSNIEIFHRLESIKLIHPNNPHQPELYGAVTEEAVARAIILNSENKRILTMAVTATDGRDKGKPSSWSSSVDKIAFGESGTSNGKFLFCISSGNTIIFNPNEYPQRNFEESIHDPAQAFNVLTIGSFTQKTIIDQAQFIGATPLVPTGGMSPSNSTSLMWENSWALKPELVMEGGNYGVHNDGLIDPDSLRVLSVGKNFRTEPLHSFGDTSGATALASRYAAMLTSQYPTLWPETIKGLLVHSADWTNEMLGNRKIQELNNAEQRDLLRTFGYGVPDFQKAVRSANNSLTLIAQETLSPYILDKGTVKTNEMHLHDLPWPSEVLTGLFDSEVTLTATLCYFIEPNPGNKQYSKSYYYQSYGLRFKMIDSGESVGHFRERVNREARLEDQGGSYSGESWILGNKVRDKGSIHKDIWKGTAADLATRNVIAIFPVNGWWRTRKKLMRYNNQVRYSLILSIESPDDTVDLYNPILNQIDILI from the coding sequence ATGCCTAGAAACTTAGAACACATAATTCTTTCTGGGTATGTATCTACCGAGTCTTACACAAGCCCAGATACTGGACGAAACCAAGTGAATCCTATTGATAGAAATAGAGGTGCTCACGGTAATTCTCTACGTGCTCAACTTGGTATGGCCGTAAGGTCCTTCAGAGATGATTCCAATACTGATTTTGTATATCTAGAATTCATTTCCGAAAAAAATTGTTTGTTGGCATTTGATAGTTTTGAGGACGGAAGAGCCGGCGACCATCGCTTTGTTTCATCAAAATTGGAAAAAGTTGTAATAGATGGTCATGAATATGAGCAATATCGAGCTTGTGTATTTTTAAACACAAAAGGAATATCGAAATTTCTAAATAAAATTGAAGTATATCTTAATCCTGATAAAGATACCCCAAAGGGGAATCCTAAAAATGCTCCTCTACTCAACAACATCAGCAACATTCAGCAAGCCACATTAGTCAGTTTTTGGCAAGAAGATGAAATTGAATTTCCCCACCTGGATGAAGAAATCTGGTGGGAAGTCTGGTTACGTCGCGAAGATACCCAGAACGATGCCCGTGAAGATGACGACGTAATGAATATGCTTACAGATAACGTCATCGTTGTAGCTGAACGAAGGTTACTGTTCCCAGAACACATTGTGCGTTTGGTAAGATGCACAGCTAGGGAATTATCGACTACTATTTTATATACTGATAAATTGGCAGAGTTAAGGAAGCCTAAAGAAGCTGCCGATTTTTTTACAGGTCTTAACAGTGATGATGCTAATGACTGGATAGAAGACCTAAAAAACCGGACAATCAATAGAACTACAGATAATTCCGTAATTATCTGCATTATGGACACTGGGGTTAACCGAGGACACCCTCTTTTGCAAGACTTTTTACCAGATGGAAATATGGACTCGGTAAATCCTGAATGGGGAAATGCCGACACCGATAGTCTCGGACACGGAACACCAATGGCCGGAACAGCATTATATGGTGACCTAACAGATTTACTACAAGACACCTCAAACATTGAAATTTTCCATCGTCTGGAATCCATAAAACTAATTCATCCGAACAATCCTCATCAACCAGAATTGTATGGTGCGGTAACTGAAGAAGCAGTTGCCAGAGCGATTATCTTAAATTCAGAAAATAAACGGATTCTTACTATGGCCGTTACTGCTACGGATGGGCGAGACAAGGGAAAACCTTCTTCTTGGTCAAGTTCGGTAGATAAAATAGCATTTGGAGAATCGGGAACATCAAATGGTAAATTTCTATTCTGTATTTCTAGTGGCAATACTATTATATTCAACCCTAACGAATATCCCCAAAGAAATTTTGAAGAATCCATTCACGACCCAGCCCAAGCCTTTAATGTTTTGACAATTGGCTCATTTACCCAAAAGACCATTATTGACCAAGCCCAATTTATAGGGGCAACCCCACTTGTTCCAACTGGCGGAATGTCGCCAAGCAATAGCACTTCCCTGATGTGGGAAAACAGTTGGGCTTTAAAACCTGAATTGGTTATGGAAGGTGGTAATTATGGGGTTCATAATGATGGACTCATAGATCCAGATTCATTAAGAGTGCTTTCGGTTGGAAAAAACTTTAGAACTGAACCATTGCATAGCTTTGGCGATACAAGCGGTGCCACTGCACTGGCATCTAGATATGCTGCAATGTTAACCTCGCAATATCCGACACTATGGCCTGAAACTATTAAAGGGCTTCTAGTACATTCGGCAGACTGGACAAATGAAATGCTTGGCAATAGAAAAATCCAAGAGTTAAATAACGCAGAGCAACGAGATTTACTACGAACTTTTGGCTATGGCGTACCTGACTTTCAGAAGGCGGTTCGAAGCGCCAACAACTCACTTACGCTAATTGCTCAGGAAACTTTAAGCCCGTACATTCTTGACAAGGGAACAGTCAAAACTAATGAAATGCATTTGCATGATTTGCCTTGGCCCTCAGAAGTATTGACTGGTCTTTTTGATAGTGAAGTAACTCTTACCGCCACGCTATGTTATTTTATAGAACCTAATCCCGGAAACAAACAATATAGCAAATCATACTACTATCAATCCTACGGTTTGAGGTTTAAAATGATTGATTCCGGTGAATCTGTTGGGCATTTTCGTGAAAGAGTAAACAGAGAAGCGAGATTGGAAGACCAAGGTGGCTCGTATTCTGGTGAAAGTTGGATTCTCGGTAATAAAGTTCGAGACAAAGGTTCAATCCATAAAGACATTTGGAAAGGAACTGCTGCCGACCTGGCCACAAGAAACGTGATTGCTATTTTTCCGGTTAATGGATGGTGGCGAACACGAAAAAAACTAATGAGGTACAACAATCAAGTTCGTTACAGCTTAATTTTATCGATAGAGTCCCCGGATGACACAGTTGACCTTTACAATCCTATTCTCAATCAAATAGACATTCTGATATAG
- a CDS encoding TraG family conjugative transposon ATPase, whose translation MKKINLSAHNPIVDIRDNIIFANNGNVVLCYEVTLPEIYSLSEKDFEDIHGAWFQALKSLPVGTVVYKQDIYLKTAYSCEKLPGESFLEKATHDHFKGRGYMQHRSFLFFILPKNKALNNSKYVNPFRNISKGIVRELDESVHSFTAAISDSVSFINNSRKIDLIPLGRKGIERLTNSYFNGFNKGFDTDILLDKKNVNIGENYFDTMAINSELCFGESVQSSKTNEKFTSDDFVFHQGFIDGLGLTLNENHMINQIIYLDDKHKWRRLLDKKVEELKKSSNFGSQNKIVLGKIQDTLDRINGDENSRIIRGHLNIIYWDRDAKNLDRITSKIKTEFKELDIIPYYPGGEERKNYILNSYCCFSPNFSNEDLYVTDLKHALCLFINNTNYKTDPTGIIFNDREHNIPVLKDVWDEKKKRIKARNFAIFAPTGEGKSFLANNILRQYFESGIRLVIIDLGGSYTKFAKLYPGQYTVLRYESGKSLGINPFYINNKNDLSPERLEDLSVFLFELFASDLKVTKAQSVSIKKILRHYYINTPGNHSLDSFYHFIESNQKELLSKLKIHPDYFNITNFLHIMSEYVGDGLYSFLFEVSEDQTYKIEDKRLIVFELDEVKDNKEILSVMLKLIKSAIQRTIWKNRSEKGIILFDEFAKQLKFENVLESVEFYYQAIRKQNGAIGIILQSINQLPNNSTSASILENTQVIYSLHNEKGYEELVRRLNLSKHDLNQLKSIKNNLTGSRKYTEIFIKIGKQSNVFRLEVPMEVYAAYLTDGSENDKIMALYDQHNSMEKAITEFINPKNRKS comes from the coding sequence ATGAAAAAGATTAACCTATCAGCCCATAATCCTATTGTAGATATTCGAGACAATATCATTTTTGCCAATAATGGTAATGTGGTTTTGTGTTATGAAGTGACCTTACCAGAGATATACTCCCTATCTGAAAAAGATTTTGAAGATATACATGGAGCATGGTTTCAGGCACTTAAATCACTACCGGTAGGAACTGTGGTCTATAAGCAAGATATTTATTTAAAGACAGCCTATTCGTGTGAGAAATTACCAGGCGAATCCTTTTTAGAAAAAGCCACCCATGATCATTTCAAAGGAAGAGGATATATGCAGCATCGCAGTTTTCTCTTTTTTATCCTGCCCAAAAATAAAGCCCTTAATAACTCCAAATATGTCAATCCATTTAGAAATATCTCAAAGGGCATTGTCAGGGAATTAGATGAAAGTGTACACAGCTTTACAGCTGCAATTAGCGATTCGGTTTCATTTATCAATAACAGTCGTAAAATAGATCTCATCCCACTAGGAAGGAAAGGTATAGAGCGCCTGACTAACAGCTATTTCAATGGTTTCAATAAAGGCTTTGACACCGATATCTTACTGGATAAGAAAAATGTCAATATTGGCGAAAACTATTTTGACACCATGGCCATCAACAGCGAACTCTGCTTTGGCGAAAGCGTACAAAGTAGTAAGACCAATGAAAAATTCACTTCGGATGATTTTGTGTTCCATCAGGGATTTATTGATGGTTTAGGGCTCACCCTGAATGAAAATCATATGATAAACCAGATCATATACCTGGACGACAAACATAAATGGCGCAGGCTGCTGGATAAAAAAGTGGAGGAATTAAAAAAGAGTTCCAATTTCGGATCTCAAAACAAAATAGTCCTGGGGAAAATACAGGATACTCTGGATCGGATCAATGGGGATGAAAATTCCAGAATCATACGCGGTCATCTAAACATCATCTATTGGGATCGGGACGCTAAAAATTTGGATAGAATTACTTCCAAAATAAAGACCGAATTCAAAGAGCTGGACATTATACCCTACTATCCCGGAGGTGAAGAACGTAAAAATTATATACTAAACAGTTATTGCTGTTTTTCGCCCAATTTCTCCAATGAAGATCTCTATGTAACTGATTTAAAACATGCCCTGTGCCTGTTTATTAATAATACAAATTATAAGACTGATCCTACAGGTATCATCTTTAATGACCGGGAACATAATATCCCTGTACTTAAAGATGTCTGGGACGAGAAAAAGAAACGGATCAAAGCTCGGAATTTTGCCATTTTTGCTCCCACTGGTGAAGGCAAATCCTTTTTGGCTAACAACATCCTGAGACAATATTTTGAAAGTGGGATACGCCTGGTCATTATTGACCTGGGAGGATCCTACACTAAATTTGCTAAACTATATCCGGGACAATATACTGTCCTTCGCTATGAGAGTGGAAAGAGTCTAGGTATCAATCCTTTCTACATCAATAATAAAAATGATCTAAGCCCGGAACGTCTGGAAGATTTGTCGGTATTCCTATTCGAATTATTTGCTTCTGATCTGAAAGTAACCAAAGCGCAGTCGGTTTCCATCAAAAAGATATTACGCCACTATTATATAAACACACCTGGGAATCATTCTTTGGATAGCTTTTATCACTTCATCGAAAGCAACCAAAAAGAGCTGTTGAGCAAACTCAAAATCCATCCCGACTACTTCAACATTACGAACTTCTTACATATCATGTCGGAGTATGTTGGCGATGGTCTATATAGTTTCCTATTTGAAGTGAGCGAAGATCAGACCTATAAAATCGAAGATAAACGTCTGATCGTTTTTGAACTGGATGAAGTAAAGGATAACAAGGAAATCCTTTCGGTAATGTTGAAGCTGATCAAGTCGGCTATACAAAGAACCATATGGAAGAATCGTTCGGAAAAAGGAATCATACTTTTTGATGAGTTTGCCAAACAGCTAAAATTTGAAAACGTACTGGAGAGCGTAGAATTTTATTATCAGGCTATTCGTAAACAGAACGGTGCTATCGGAATCATTTTACAATCGATCAACCAGCTTCCCAATAATTCCACTTCAGCGAGTATTCTGGAGAACACACAGGTGATTTACAGCCTCCATAACGAAAAAGGATATGAAGAGCTGGTAAGACGTTTAAACCTCTCCAAACATGATCTTAACCAGTTAAAATCTATTAAGAACAACCTTACCGGATCCAGAAAATACACAGAGATCTTTATAAAGATTGGAAAACAAAGCAATGTGTTCCGTCTCGAAGTACCCATGGAAGTTTATGCGGCATATCTGACTGATGGGTCAGAAAATGATAAAATAATGGCGCTTTATGACCAACATAACTCCATGGAAAAAGCAATTACAGAATTTATTAATCCTAAAAACAGGAAATCATGA
- a CDS encoding N-acetylmuramoyl-L-alanine amidase family protein, which translates to MKRPLKNVSFVILLLKMCIIFGQGSQNQNIIIIDPGHDGKDSVAIGINGIQEKDGVLKIALEILRFNEISESPIDIYLTRYSDTLISLSDRTKLAKGLNVDMFISLHCNHSNNPNARGMEVYVANATSNYSNESTWLAFQLQDDLNKKLGFESRGVKFANFQVKRETVDYCPSVLLELRFLSIGDENNFPKRQKLLRGWL; encoded by the coding sequence ATGAAAAGACCACTCAAAAACGTCAGTTTTGTGATTTTGCTCCTGAAAATGTGTATCATTTTCGGGCAGGGATCTCAGAATCAAAATATAATTATCATTGATCCGGGACACGACGGGAAAGATTCAGTTGCCATTGGAATTAATGGTATTCAGGAAAAGGATGGGGTGTTGAAAATTGCCCTGGAAATTCTGAGATTTAATGAAATATCCGAATCGCCAATCGATATTTATTTGACCCGGTATAGTGATACCTTGATTTCCTTATCGGATAGAACTAAGCTGGCCAAGGGTCTAAATGTGGATATGTTTATTTCACTGCATTGCAATCATTCGAACAATCCAAATGCTAGAGGGATGGAAGTTTATGTGGCGAATGCTACATCTAATTATTCAAATGAGTCCACTTGGCTTGCTTTTCAGTTGCAAGATGACCTAAATAAGAAATTGGGTTTTGAAAGTAGGGGAGTGAAGTTTGCAAATTTTCAGGTAAAACGGGAAACGGTAGATTATTGTCCTTCTGTGCTGTTAGAATTGCGGTTTTTGAGTATTGGGGATGAGAATAATTTTCCCAAAAGGCAGAAGCTATTACGGGGATGGCTTTAG